From one Heptranchias perlo isolate sHepPer1 chromosome X, sHepPer1.hap1, whole genome shotgun sequence genomic stretch:
- the tsfm gene encoding elongation factor Ts, mitochondrial isoform X1, translating into MSVLCAVRTARADISRIFSAQPIQFLHCPGVRSMAADKELLMKLRKKTGYSFSNCKKAVEKFNSDLQQAETWLHEQAHKEGWSKASKLQGRKAKEGLIGLLQDGSSAVLVEVNCETDFVARNVKFQQLVQQTAIATMTHYHSKRANATDYAKSSLTTEEITQLKTSLNSCSLADQLALAIGKLGENMAIRRAAWVAVPSNWHIGTYVHGVLPADNPSLEKVKFGKYGALVIYRPLEQNLKVNLSELGRRLGQHIVGMTPLSVGSMEDPPGDDTETKMLAQPFLLDPGTTVGQFLQTSGVSVLDFVRYECGEVIEMAEKV; encoded by the exons ATGTCCGTCTTATGTGCTGTACGGACCGCTCGGGCCGATATCTCCAGG ATCTTCTCTGCGCAACCAATTCAGTTTCTCCACTGTCCTGGGGTCAGATCGATGGCAGCTGATAAAGAGCTTCTCATGAAACTCCGGAAAAAGACGGGATACTCGTTTTCAAATTGTAAGAAGGCCGTAGAAAAGTTTAACAGCGACCTTCAACAG GCTGAAACCTGGCTTCACGAACAGGCCCATAAGGAAGGATGGAGTAAAGCTTCTAAACTACAAGGCCGGAAGGCAAAGGAAGGTCTCATTGGATTGCTGCAAGATGGAAGCTCAGCTGTGCTGGTGGAG gtgAATTGTGAAACGGATTTTGTTGCCAGGAATGTTAAGTTCCAGCAGTTGGTGCAGCAGACAGCCATCGCCACAATGACACACTATCACTCCAAGCGGGCAAACGCCACCGATTACGCCAAG AGTTCCCTTACGACCGAAGAAATAACACAGTTGAAAACTAGTTTAAACAGCTGTTCTCTTGCTGACCAGCTTGCCCTGGCTATTG GTAAACTTGGCGAGAATATGGCTATAAGAAGAGCTGCCTGGGTGGCTGTGCCTTCCAATTGGCACATTGGCACATATGTCCATGGAGTGCTGCCAGCAGACAACCCATCCCTCGAAaaggtgaagtttggaaaatatgGTGCCTTGGTGATCTATAGGCCCCTGGAACAGAATTTGAAAGTAAACCTGTCTGAGCTGGGCCGCAGGTTAGGACAGCACATTGTGGGAATGACGCCACTGTCTGTGGGCTCGATGGAGGATCCGCCTGGTGATGACACAGAGACCAAGATGCTGGCGCAGCCTTTCCTGCTGGACCCTGGCACGACTGTGGGGCAGTTCCTGCAGACAAGTGGGGTGTCTGTGTTGGACTTTGTACGGTACGAGTGTGGGGAAGTAATTGAGATGGCAGAGAAAGTATAG
- the tsfm gene encoding elongation factor Ts, mitochondrial isoform X2, with protein sequence MAADKELLMKLRKKTGYSFSNCKKAVEKFNSDLQQAETWLHEQAHKEGWSKASKLQGRKAKEGLIGLLQDGSSAVLVEVNCETDFVARNVKFQQLVQQTAIATMTHYHSKRANATDYAKSSLTTEEITQLKTSLNSCSLADQLALAIGKLGENMAIRRAAWVAVPSNWHIGTYVHGVLPADNPSLEKVKFGKYGALVIYRPLEQNLKVNLSELGRRLGQHIVGMTPLSVGSMEDPPGDDTETKMLAQPFLLDPGTTVGQFLQTSGVSVLDFVRYECGEVIEMAEKV encoded by the exons ATGGCAGCTGATAAAGAGCTTCTCATGAAACTCCGGAAAAAGACGGGATACTCGTTTTCAAATTGTAAGAAGGCCGTAGAAAAGTTTAACAGCGACCTTCAACAG GCTGAAACCTGGCTTCACGAACAGGCCCATAAGGAAGGATGGAGTAAAGCTTCTAAACTACAAGGCCGGAAGGCAAAGGAAGGTCTCATTGGATTGCTGCAAGATGGAAGCTCAGCTGTGCTGGTGGAG gtgAATTGTGAAACGGATTTTGTTGCCAGGAATGTTAAGTTCCAGCAGTTGGTGCAGCAGACAGCCATCGCCACAATGACACACTATCACTCCAAGCGGGCAAACGCCACCGATTACGCCAAG AGTTCCCTTACGACCGAAGAAATAACACAGTTGAAAACTAGTTTAAACAGCTGTTCTCTTGCTGACCAGCTTGCCCTGGCTATTG GTAAACTTGGCGAGAATATGGCTATAAGAAGAGCTGCCTGGGTGGCTGTGCCTTCCAATTGGCACATTGGCACATATGTCCATGGAGTGCTGCCAGCAGACAACCCATCCCTCGAAaaggtgaagtttggaaaatatgGTGCCTTGGTGATCTATAGGCCCCTGGAACAGAATTTGAAAGTAAACCTGTCTGAGCTGGGCCGCAGGTTAGGACAGCACATTGTGGGAATGACGCCACTGTCTGTGGGCTCGATGGAGGATCCGCCTGGTGATGACACAGAGACCAAGATGCTGGCGCAGCCTTTCCTGCTGGACCCTGGCACGACTGTGGGGCAGTTCCTGCAGACAAGTGGGGTGTCTGTGTTGGACTTTGTACGGTACGAGTGTGGGGAAGTAATTGAGATGGCAGAGAAAGTATAG